Proteins from a single region of Capsicum annuum cultivar UCD-10X-F1 unplaced genomic scaffold, UCD10Xv1.1 ctg1184, whole genome shotgun sequence:
- the LOC124890095 gene encoding putative clathrin assembly protein At2g25430 — MAPSIRKAIGAVKDQTSISLAKVTGNIAPELEVLVVKATTHDNDPADEKYIREILHLTSNFRGYASAFVSVVSKRLSKTHDWVVALKALMLVHRLLTDGDPALGQEIKYASRRGMRVLNMSDFRDEAHSNSWDHSGFIRTYAFYLDQKLEFTVYDRKVNSVDEKKRFEDGFGQYRDGPRRERSYNEFDESAGREEKNGVTPVREMKPERVLERLNQLLQLLDRFLACRPTGAAKNCRMVLVALYSLVKESFKLYADISEVSQILLDRFGEMEYADCVKTFDAYVSAAKMIDELVGTYNWCKDVGIARSSEFPEVQVITDKLLGTLEGFLRERANRPRSPEINRAESSSAVKEEKTSDMNEMKALPPPENYKPPPPAPPQSGPQPTPQTQQVTEDLVNLKDDGVTADGEGNKMALALFSGPVTTGNGSWEAFPSDGETEQVTSAWQTPAAEIGKADWELALVETASNLSKQTADLAGGFDSLLLNGMYDQGTVKQHVNNTQATGGSASSVALPGVGKSAKPILALPSPDGTVQPVGNQDPFAASLAVPPPSYVQMAEQERKQHLLMQEQQMWQQYASNGMQGQLGLSRLAGTTGYYGPGMQPSMPYGMGQPTGYYFTPL; from the coding sequence ATGGCTCCGAGTATTAGGAAGGCGATTGGTGCGGTGAAAGATCAAACTAGTATAAGCCTAGCTAAAGTGACAGGCAATATTGCGCCGGAGCTAGAAGTTTTGGTGGTGAAAGCAACCACTCATGATAATGATCCAGCAGACGAGAAATATATTAGGGAGATTTTGCACTTGACCTCTAATTTTAGAGGGTATGCGAGTGCTTTTGTTTCTGTAGTGTCGAAGAGGTTAAGCAAAACCCATGATTGGGTTGTGGCGTTGAAGGCTTTAATGCTTGTGCATAGGCTGTTAACTGATGGAGACCCTGCACTTGGCCAAGAGATCAAGTATGCAAGTCGGAGAGGGATGAGGGTTTTGAATATGTCTGATTTCCGTGATGAAGCTCACTCTAATTCGTGGGATCATTCTGGATTCATTAGGACTTACGCCTTTTATTTAGATCAGAAGCTTGAGTTCACCGTCTATGATAGGAAGGTGAATAGTGTTGATGAGAAAAAGAGGTTTGAAGATGGTTTTGGTCAGTATCGGGATGGACCAAGGAGAGAGAGGTCCTATAATGAGTTTGATGAGTCTGCTGGAAGGGAAGAGAAAAATGGTGTGACGCCAGTCAGAGAAATGAAGCCTGAGAGGGTTTTAGAGAGGTTGAATCAATTGCTTCAGCTTCTTGATAGGTTCTTGGCTTGTAGACCGACAGGGGCAGCCAAGAATTGTAGGATGGTGCTGGTGGCATTATATTCTCTTGTGAAGGAGAGCTTCAAGCTTTATGCTGATATTTCTGAGGTATCACAGATTTTGTTGGACCGGTTCGGTGAGATGGAGTATGCTGATTGCGTTAAGACCTTTGATGCTTATGTTAGTGCAGCAAAGATGATCGATGAGCTTGTGGGCACTTACAATTGGTGCAAGGATGTTGGGATTGCAAGGTCATCTGAGTTCCCAGAAGTGCAGGTCATCACTGATAAGCTTTTGGGCACGCTTGAGGGCTTCCTGAGGGAGAGGGCAAATAGGCCAAGGAGCCCTGAGATAAATAGGGCGGAGAGTTCGTCAGCAGTTAAAGAGGAGAAAACTTCAGATATGAACGAAATGAAAGCTCTCCCACCACCCGAGAATTACAAACCTCCTCCTCCTGCTCCTCCTCAATCTGGACCGCAGCCAACACCACAAACTCAGCAGGTAACTGAAGACTTGGTGAATTTGAAGGATGATGGAGTGACAGCTGATGGCGAGGGCAATAAAATGGCATTAGCTCTGTTTTCTGGGCCTGTAACCACTGGGAATGGTTCCTGGGAAGCATTTCCGTCTGATGGAGAGACCGAACAAGTAACTTCAGCTTGGCAGACACCAGCTGCTGAGATTGGTAAAGCTGACTGGGAGTTAGCATTGGTAGAAACTGCCAGTAATTTGTCAAAGCAGACGGCTGATTTAGCTGGTGGTTTTGATTCACTTTTGTTAAATGGGATGTACGATCAGGGTACCGTGAAGCAGCACGTGAACAATACTCAGGCAACTGGTGGAAGTGCCAGCAGCGTGGCATTGCCTGGAGTGGGCAAGAGCGCTAAACCTATCCTTGCATTGCCTTCCCCTGATGGAACAGTCCAACCAGTAGGGAATCAAGATCCGTTTGCTGCTTCCCTTGCTGTGCCACCTCCTTCTTACGTCCAAATGGCAGAACAGGAGAGGAAACAACATTTGTTAATGCAGGAACAACAGATGTGGCAGCAATACGCAAGCAATGGGATGCAAGGTCAACTGGGATTGTCCAGACTTGCAGGAACGACGGGTTATTATGGCCCTGGAATGCAACCATCAATGCCTTATGGGATGGGACAGCCAACTGGTTATTACTTTACTCCCCTTTGA